One genomic segment of Peribacillus sp. FSL H8-0477 includes these proteins:
- a CDS encoding HTH domain-containing protein, translating into MELVTLEENIAKLKNIYKMSDDLINKLLYTNEKTYPYHPIELSTLLTFVDINEEQRLCTIIEGLHRDIGLSYETLAAYCELTTEELEEFLRNQESLIDKKKFIIAVRIMFLHHILKEKYPTEGKIED; encoded by the coding sequence ATGGAATTAGTTACACTAGAAGAGAATATCGCGAAGTTGAAAAATATTTACAAAATGTCAGACGATTTAATAAATAAGCTTTTATACACTAATGAAAAAACATATCCCTATCATCCAATAGAACTGAGTACTTTATTAACATTTGTAGATATTAATGAAGAACAAAGATTATGTACAATTATAGAAGGATTGCATAGAGACATAGGATTAAGTTATGAGACGTTAGCTGCTTATTGTGAATTAACTACGGAAGAGTTGGAAGAATTCTTGAGAAATCAAGAATCTTTAATCGATAAGAAAAAGTTTATAATAGCAGTTAGAATAATGTTTCTGCATCATATTTTGAAGGAAAAATATCCGACTGAGGGTAAAATAGAAGATTAA